In the genome of Daucus carota subsp. sativus chromosome 9, DH1 v3.0, whole genome shotgun sequence, the window TCAAAGACATGGAAGGAAGTCGACAGTAAGTGGCCAGAGTTTTCTTCAGATTCTAGAAACCTCCGCTTAGCTTTATCTTCAGATGGGTTCAATCCCTTTTACagcacaaatatttattattcatgTTGGCCAGTTTTAATGTCAATCTACAATCTCCCACCATGGCTTTGTATGAAGAGGAAGTATATTATGCTATGTTTATTGATATCCGGACCAAAGGAAACTGGCAATGATATTGATGTGTTCCTTCAGCCGCTCATTGAAGATTTACAAAATCTATGGACTGGAAAACAAGTTTATGACGCATACAAGAGGGAGTATTTCTTGCTGCGAGGCATTTTATTATGGACAATTAGTGACAATCCAGCCTATGGTAACTTGTCAGGGAACATTGTAAAAGGGTATAATGCGTGTCCTGTTTGCGTTGATGGAACAAAAGCAACGAGGTTGGCTAATAACTGTAAGTGCGTGGTCATGAGGCATCGGAGGTGGTTGCCCCGTGCACATCCATATCGAAGGAAGAAAGAAGATTTTGATAACACAGTGGAAAAGGGAACTGCCCCAATTCCATTAACCGGGGAGGAGGTGCTTgagagaacaaaacatttaaagAGTCATGTCTTTGGTAAGACACAACGCCAACCTCGATTCAAAAAAGGTGATGTTCGACCTATTTTTAAGAAggtttctatattttttgaacTTGAGTATTGGAAGTTTTTGCCGGTTAGACATGTTCTCGATGTTATGCACATTGAGAAAAATATTTGCGAAGCTTTACTTGGTACTATGCTTAATATACCCAAGAAGACAAAAGACAAGGAATCTGTTCGGCTAGACATGGCTGAAATGGGAATAAGAACGGAGCTAAGGCCAAAAACTCCCGGGAAAAAGGAGAAGTTACCATTGGCATCTTGGAATTTAACTCATTCGGAAAAAAAAGTAGTTTGCTCATCATTTCTAGGCATGAAGTTGCCTGATGGCTTCTGTTCAAATATTAGAAGTTTAGTTTCAATGGAAACTCTTCGACTTACTGGAATGAAATCTCACGACTGCCATATGATCTTGCATCACTTGCTCCCAATTGCGATACGGTCGTCACTGCAAAAACAGGTCAGAAACACTGTCATTAGATTCTGTCTTTTTTTTAAGGCAATTTGCAGTAAAGTTATTGAGGTTGATAAGTTGGAGAAAATGCAATCCCAGCTGGTGGAAACTTTGTGCCAACTTGAAAAATACTTCCCCCCTTCCTTGTTTGATATTATGTTTCATCTCTCGGTCCATCTTGTACGAGAAGTAGAGCTTTGTGGACCAATTTTTCTTAGATGGATGTATCCTTTTGAGAGATACATGAAGACATTTAAAGGATATATAAGGAATCGGGCTCGTGCAGAAGGTTGCATTGCCGAGGCCTATGTTGCAGAAGAAGCTGTTGAGTGTTTGGTGAACCATGAGGAAGCGACAGTTGGGTTACCAAAAAATGGTAGGCATAGGAAGGATGCCTTTTGTAGGCCATTATCTGGTGCATCAGTTATAACTCCGAGCGACAATGATTTGCATTTAGCCCATTTATGTGTTTTACAAAATACGGCTGCGGTTGGGCCATATTTTAAGTAAGTCATTTCTTAATTTTCTTCTTAATCCTGATATTATACATCATTATGTTATCATTACATAGTCTCTTTTAATTATGCAGTGAACACATGTCATTTTTGATGACTAAATATCCGGcaaatgaaaataatgaaatgTGGCTAAAGAATAAGCAAAATGAGACATTCCTAGAATGGTTTAGAGCAAAGGTATTATGTGCACTTTATAACATTTTTGTGCATTTTTAAAACTATCACAAAAGtcattttataacttttatgcTATCTTTGGCAGATTGCTTCAGATTTGCTTGACGAAAAggagatatcaaaagaaataagATGGCTCGCAGATGGGCCCAATAAGGATGTCCCTACATACAATGGTTACAAAATGGATGGGATTACCTTTAGCACCAAAGCTCGTGATGGTACACGTAATGTTCAGTGCAGTGGCGTGTGTGTTCAAGCCGATACCATGGTTGTGCAGGGTAAAGATCAAATTGTTGAGCATGCCTCACCTACATTTTATGGAGTGATAATAGGTATATGGGAGTTAGACTACAACAACTTTAGGATCCCTATTTTTCGTTGTAATTGGATTGATATGAATAGAGGGACTAAGGTAGATGACTTGGGTTATACTTTGGTTAATTTGAATAAGTTGGGGTTTTTTAATGATCCATTTGTGCTAGCGAAACACGTTAAGCAAGTATGTTACATAGATGATCCTCTTGATAAACTATGGTCCGTGGTGTTGAAATTACCCGAGAAAAACTATTATGAGGACaatgatgaagaaaatgaggGATCCGTGGAAGTAGAACTTGAGAATGAGTGCTTTGTGCCGAATTTCCCGGATGTTGATTTAGACGAGGAGGACACGACTAGCTACATGCGAGATGTAGATGAACTAATTCAACTTTCATGATgtaatttaaattgatttttagtTTGGTGATGAACTAAACAAACTTTTAGGATGTAAGTTAGTTTCCTTGTTTTTTTCTCTGTTGGTTGGCTCTGTTTTTAGTCAGATTTGTTGGTGTGCCTCTGTTTTCAGGATGGTTTGCTCTGTttttctgcttttttttttccaatggTGGCAAATCAGACAAGCGTTTTTGTCAAAAGAGGCTTGTCTGATAACCATTCACATAACGCTAAACAAAACAAAGCTTGTCTTTAAAGTCTAATAACAACACTTTTACTGAACAAACTGTTGTTTGTTTCTTAAAAGTCATTTAGTCAGACaacattttatttgttaaaggCTTGTCTGTAAGGCCATGTTACGATGCTAACAAAAAGACTTGTATGTTAGCTTTCCAGTCACACAACACTATATAAAACCCTTGTTTGAAATCCTTgtaaacaacacaacaaataaaaccgttgtctgattaATACAACGGTTTCTTGAACTATTGTCTGAGGTTCCTTCACACATCAGCTCTTAAAACAATTGTCTAACatgcatcattacacaataccacagttaAGAAAACGTTGTCTAATTGAATTTACTagacaacatttttttaaccgttgtaggGCGTAGAtgttagacaatagtttttcgaggacGAAAAGAAAATGTTGTGTCTTAATTCCAAACAACGCTTTTTTCACCGTGCGTTGTCTGATCAGTGTTGTCTAAtggtgtttttgttgtagtgccataatctgcccataattatacatggatcctgttcttgggtttcgaaaattttgtttatttacgCATATCCGCTGCGTTTTGTGCCTCGGAACCCaacaatggtatcagagcgaggttgtaTAAGGGGCTGATTTGGTTACGTGTTTACTGTATTTTACAAGTATGCATGTGTGATGAATCTGCCATGATAACAGTTATGATATATGAATGATATGATGATCTTATTATGATCTGTATATATACtgatatatacatgatttatgTTTGTTCTTGATATGAGAATCGTATTCGATATGAATTCTGAATTAGATGCTGCAGATTTGGTGAAATTTGTTTCTGGTGTCCGTTTTTCGCAGACGAAAACCCGTTTCTGACTGGAAACGATCGTCTGAACAAAACTGATGGCTAAAGCCATCACCGACGCGTCTGTAAGGCGTTTGACGCCATTTAGAGCCTGTAATCAGCGATTTAATGTTATCAGATTTGATTctgatttttctgatttttgcGTTATTTGATTTTTGTGCTTGGATCATGATGTATATGATATGGTATTATCTGAGTATATGATTTAACATGTTATTAAGTGTTAATTGAGCATGGTGTTTGGTTATGGCCCTTCGACCTTAGTGTAATGGTTTTGGTTttaaatacgacttgcatgtcgtCAATCTTTGTAATCATAaatctcgaatgtaactcgagttATCTTGTAAGTTCATTAGATTAGTTTTGTTTTTTCAATCATGTGATGTAATTGAAGATTCCATGGAGGTGTCCCAACAAACAAGAAGTTGAGACATACAAGGTGTCCCAACAAAGAAGAAGTTGAGACATACAAGGAGTCCCAACAAAGAAGAAGTTGAGACATACAAAGAGTCCCAACAAAGAAGAAGTTGAGACATACAAGAAGTCTAATCAAGGAAGAAGACTTATGTAATAAgtagttttatttatttccatCACCACATTAGATGACCTTGAT includes:
- the LOC108201627 gene encoding uncharacterized protein LOC108201627, which produces MADRRTKEFERGVDELLLFAFENGCDENKISCPCLKCAHSKSWRAQTVRCHLFQNGIDQTYTHWIWHGELNTESKSPAEDTASSESVDQIPIQPENDDIDDDISFDSADAFNHVQSEHEPLYPGCEGFTKMKALVKLYNLKAKHQVSDGCFSELLLLVGSMLPEGNTFPSSFSEAKKSLCALGMEYEKIHVCPNDCLLYRGEKDEDETRCRVCQASRWKLNKKGEELEGVPAKVLWYFPLIPRLRTLFSSAQTAKDLTWHDTERINDGKLRHPADSKTWKEVDSKWPEFSSDSRNLRLALSSDGFNPFYSTNIYYSCWPVLMSIYNLPPWLCMKRKYIMLCLLISGPKETGNDIDVFLQPLIEDLQNLWTGKQVYDAYKREYFLLRGILLWTISDNPAYGNLSGNIVKGYNACPVCVDGTKATRLANNCKCVVMRHRRWLPRAHPYRRKKEDFDNTVEKGTAPIPLTGEEVLERTKHLKSHVFGKTQRQPRFKKGDVRPIFKKVSIFFELEYWKFLPVRHVLDVMHIEKNICEALLGTMLNIPKKTKDKESVRLDMAEMGIRTELRPKTPGKKEKLPLASWNLTHSEKKVVCSSFLGMKLPDGFCSNIRSLVSMETLRLTGMKSHDCHMILHHLLPIAIRSSLQKQVRNTVIRFCLFFKAICSKVIEVDKLEKMQSQLVETLCQLEKYFPPSLFDIMFHLSVHLVREVELCGPIFLRWMYPFERYMKTFKGYIRNRARAEGCIAEAYVAEEAVECLVNHEEATVGLPKNGRHRKDAFCRPLSGASVITPSDNDLHLAHLCVLQNTAAVGPYFNEHMSFLMTKYPANENNEMWLKNKQNETFLEWFRAKIASDLLDEKEISKEIRWLADGPNKDVPTYNGYKMDGITFSTKARDGTRNVQCSGVCVQADTMVVQGKDQIVEHASPTFYGVIIGIWELDYNNFRIPIFRCNWIDMNRGTKVDDLGYTLVNLNKLGFFNDPFVLAKHVKQVCYIDDPLDKLWSVVLKLPEKNYYEDNDEENEGSVEVELENECFVPNFPDVDLDEEDTTSYMRDVDELIQLS